A single window of Enterobacteriaceae bacterium ESL0689 DNA harbors:
- a CDS encoding IS66 family insertion sequence element accessory protein TnpB, translating into MKRKWCIEQKKQHVADWRASGLTRRQYCVLNDISFASFRDWPRDVARAEQPARAPAVLPVHLSGSSSPVAGTVTFFLHGGIQLRCLPSQFKHRFR; encoded by the coding sequence ATGAAAAGAAAATGGTGCATTGAACAAAAAAAGCAACATGTCGCTGACTGGCGCGCCAGCGGTCTTACCCGCAGACAATACTGCGTGCTTAACGACATTTCCTTTGCTTCCTTTCGTGACTGGCCCCGGGATGTCGCCCGGGCTGAACAACCTGCCAGGGCTCCCGCTGTACTGCCTGTTCATCTCTCCGGCTCATCATCCCCTGTGGCTGGAACCGTGACATTCTTTCTGCATGGCGGAATTCAGCTGCGCTGTCTTCCTTCACAATTTAAACATCGGTTCCGTTAG
- a CDS encoding VENN motif pre-toxin domain-containing protein, with protein MQIYGKPVSELSETDKQNISAMATLAAGIAGGIAGDSTAAAVVGAQAGKTTVENNALANVLAAANKQKPGTIENYQTITQEAM; from the coding sequence ATGCAGATATACGGCAAGCCAGTCAGTGAGCTGAGCGAAACCGACAAACAGAACATCAGCGCGATGGCAACCCTGGCAGCGGGTATTGCGGGCGGGATAGCCGGAGACAGCACCGCTGCCGCGGTAGTCGGGGCACAGGCCGGGAAGACGACTGTTGAGAATAATGCGCTGGCTAATGTGCTGGCTGCGGCTAACAAGCAGAAACCCGGCACGATAGAGAATTATCAGACGATAACACAGGAAGCAATGTAA
- a CDS encoding hemagglutinin repeat-containing protein produces MLDTLSIQRKFITTDSYDNHDGTISAGHDLTLTSTAEHGSEFHQTEEKHSGLSGSGGIGLTYGSQSQKVTDSAQTLTQHGSTAGATQGDVILHAGDVLTVNGSELIAGHDMVLSGQSVALTAATEHSQQTHSVEQRTSGLTLALSGSAGTALSNTVQSINQAKGRDNDRLQALYAVKGGLSAIQASQAVRLDEAQGAAAENDNTIGISLSYGSQSSKSTQQQTQYSAATSNLTAGNNLTVVASGQDGKGNILSQGSQLQATHDITLDAQHDITLLSAQNASSLTGSNHSSGGTLGWGSLHNSAEYDVEHSSAGMSSGGSIGSQFTGNMASSLLNGLSDHGKADGTTQSAVSNGTLIIRDKDHQQQDIAGLSHDTEKANGSIRPIFDKEKEQDKIEQAQVIGDIGNQLADIGRVEGNIRATQAGKLELAGKGIYEPEPGASAEDREKYNTLLANTEGYKAEQQKWGTGGSYQQAIQATTAALQGLNGGSVTRSQCRGGCALHC; encoded by the coding sequence ATGTTGGATACTTTATCAATTCAGCGGAAGTTTATAACAACGGACAGCTACGATAACCACGATGGCACCATCAGCGCCGGGCATGACCTGACGCTGACCAGCACTGCGGAGCACGGCAGTGAATTTCACCAGACCGAAGAGAAGCACTCCGGCCTCTCCGGCAGTGGCGGCATCGGCCTGACCTACGGCAGCCAGAGCCAGAAAGTCACCGACAGCGCCCAGACCCTCACTCAGCACGGCAGCACCGCCGGAGCCACTCAGGGCGATGTTATTCTCCATGCCGGGGATGTGCTGACGGTGAACGGCTCAGAGCTGATTGCCGGTCACGATATGGTGCTCAGCGGGCAGAGTGTCGCCCTCACCGCCGCCACCGAACACAGCCAGCAGACCCACAGCGTTGAACAGCGCACCTCCGGACTGACCCTCGCCCTCTCCGGCAGCGCGGGCACTGCCCTCAGTAACACTGTGCAGTCGATTAATCAGGCAAAGGGGCGGGATAATGACCGTCTCCAGGCGCTGTATGCCGTCAAAGGCGGGCTCTCTGCCATTCAGGCCAGTCAGGCGGTGCGCCTTGATGAAGCTCAGGGGGCGGCAGCCGAAAACGACAACACTATCGGCATCAGCCTCTCTTATGGCAGCCAGTCATCCAAATCAACCCAGCAGCAGACGCAGTATTCGGCCGCCACCAGCAACCTCACGGCCGGAAATAACCTGACGGTGGTTGCCAGTGGTCAGGACGGAAAAGGAAACATCCTGTCACAAGGCAGTCAGCTGCAGGCCACCCACGATATCACCCTCGACGCACAGCATGACATCACCCTGCTGTCAGCACAGAACGCCTCCTCGCTCACCGGCAGTAACCACAGCAGCGGCGGCACCCTCGGCTGGGGCAGCCTGCACAACAGCGCAGAGTATGATGTCGAGCACAGCAGTGCCGGAATGAGCTCCGGTGGCAGTATTGGCAGTCAGTTTACTGGCAACATGGCCAGCAGCCTGCTGAACGGCCTCAGTGACCACGGCAAGGCGGACGGCACCACCCAGTCTGCGGTCAGTAACGGAACACTGATTATCCGGGATAAAGACCACCAGCAGCAGGATATTGCCGGCCTCTCCCACGACACGGAGAAAGCCAACGGCAGTATTCGTCCCATCTTTGATAAAGAGAAAGAACAGGATAAAATCGAACAGGCGCAGGTTATCGGCGATATCGGGAATCAGCTGGCGGATATTGGTCGCGTGGAAGGTAATATCCGCGCCACTCAGGCCGGTAAGCTGGAGCTGGCGGGAAAAGGCATTTATGAGCCGGAACCGGGAGCCAGTGCTGAAGACCGGGAGAAGTACAACACCCTGCTTGCGAACACAGAAGGCTATAAAGCCGAACAGCAGAAATGGGGCACCGGCGGCAGTTATCAGCAGGCCATCCAGGCCACTACCGCAGCCCTGCAGGGGCTGAATGGTGGTAGCGTGACCCGCAGCCAGTGCCGGGGCGGCTGCGCCTTACATTGCTGA
- a CDS encoding IS5 family transposase (programmed frameshift) — MARYDFPDEAWALISPMLPPEKASSRGGRPYFSHRHVMNGIFWILCSGAPWRDLPERYGCWKTIYNRFNRWSKSGVMNSIFNKLLQILDEKSLIDWDVIALDGSNIRALKAAAGAKKKYPDDSDDHGLGRSRGGFGTKIHLATDGTGLPLSFCLSGGQAHESQYAKLLLRQIGVIRKSGCLKSRPKAVLADKGYSGGNLRIYLKTKGIKAVIPFKSNEKASRDGRRALDRQLYKKRNVVERCFAILKENRRIATRSEKTARNYLSMLKLGAIRLFLRRLLG; from the exons ATGGCTCGCTACGATTTCCCGGATGAGGCGTGGGCACTGATCTCTCCCATGCTGCCACCTGAAAAAGCCTCTTCCAGAGGGGGACGCCCTTATTTTTCTCACAGACACGTCATGAATGGCATATTCTGGATCCTTTGTTCCGGTGCCCCATGGCGGGATTTACCTGAACGTTACGGCTGCTGGAAAACGATATATAACCGTTTTAACCGGTGGTCAAAAAGTGGCGTAATGAACAGTATTTTCAATAAATTACTTCAGATACTTGATGAAAAATCGTTGATTGACTGGGATGTCATCGCACTTGACGGAAGTAACATCAGGGCCCTGAAAGCGGCTGCGGGTGCAA AAAAAAAATATCCCGATGACTCAGATGACCATGGGCTGGGTCGCTCACGCGGCGGCTTTGGCACCAAAATCCATCTGGCAACAGATGGTACAGGATTACCCTTAAGTTTCTGCCTGAGCGGTGGGCAGGCTCACGAAAGTCAGTACGCAAAACTCTTACTCAGACAAATCGGTGTTATTCGAAAAAGTGGTTGTCTGAAGTCGCGCCCCAAAGCTGTGCTGGCGGATAAAGGATACTCAGGCGGTAATCTTCGTATTTATTTAAAAACGAAGGGAATAAAGGCAGTTATTCCTTTCAAATCAAACGAAAAAGCAAGCCGTGATGGTCGTCGAGCGCTGGATCGTCAGTTATATAAAAAGCGCAATGTGGTGGAACGCTGCTTTGCAATACTGAAAGAAAACCGTCGAATAGCCACGCGCTCAGAAAAAACAGCCAGAAACTATCTGAGCATGCTAAAACTGGGGGCAATCAGGTTGTTTTTAAGGCGCTTGTTAGGTTAA
- a CDS encoding SymE family type I addiction module toxin — MAKRDVKPESAVAKTKFATESSKPQKRGQARKIETETLQNCPESELSSPLARMEFYDRMRVNYLPLSGEWFSRAGFIPNMPVKIRVMPDCIVITTQNSRELWGCAEGLSVVSINQEKVKQWLKNFPGALNDTGDIPKIKRGY, encoded by the coding sequence ATGGCTAAGAGAGATGTTAAGCCAGAATCCGCTGTTGCCAAAACGAAATTTGCGACAGAAAGCAGTAAACCGCAAAAGCGCGGGCAGGCACGCAAAATTGAAACAGAAACATTGCAAAACTGTCCTGAATCAGAATTATCCTCCCCGCTGGCACGGATGGAGTTTTATGACCGGATGCGGGTCAATTATTTACCACTGTCGGGTGAGTGGTTTTCACGGGCGGGATTTATTCCCAATATGCCGGTAAAAATCAGGGTGATGCCGGACTGTATTGTTATCACTACCCAGAACAGCCGGGAATTATGGGGCTGCGCAGAAGGGCTGAGTGTGGTCAGTATTAATCAGGAAAAAGTGAAGCAGTGGCTGAAAAACTTTCCCGGCGCGCTGAATGATACCGGAGATATCCCGAAAATTAAGCGTGGCTACTGA
- a CDS encoding immunity 8 family protein — protein MKAILKNIDCLHHELNSYNQELDDIAITLTLTIGIPDLPGGDNFDVFICTPEWLCKNQWLPELMRHTLLVRKYDLNEIKKIIADYIDQCEGNDWMEIAQKLSRVFAWEFEDYQP, from the coding sequence ATGAAAGCAATACTGAAAAATATTGATTGTCTTCATCATGAACTTAATAGTTACAATCAGGAGCTTGATGATATTGCTATAACATTAACTCTAACGATAGGTATTCCTGATTTACCTGGTGGAGATAATTTTGATGTTTTCATCTGCACTCCAGAGTGGCTCTGTAAGAATCAGTGGCTACCAGAACTGATGCGGCATACTCTTCTGGTACGTAAATACGATCTGAATGAGATCAAAAAAATCATCGCAGATTATATAGATCAATGTGAAGGTAATGACTGGATGGAAATAGCGCAAAAACTCTCTCGCGTTTTTGCCTGGGAATTTGAAGATTACCAGCCATAG
- a CDS encoding SymE family type I addiction module toxin: MAAQHHKPEQVLTKARRYTVGYIRDQRKFQPSPSITLKGHWMADFGFSTGQKIEVFPKAGQLIIRLAEA, encoded by the coding sequence ATGGCTGCACAACATCATAAGCCAGAACAGGTTTTAACCAAAGCCCGGCGTTATACCGTGGGATATATCCGGGATCAGCGTAAGTTTCAGCCATCGCCATCCATCACCCTGAAGGGGCACTGGATGGCGGATTTTGGCTTCAGCACCGGCCAGAAGATCGAAGTGTTCCCGAAAGCGGGGCAGCTGATTATCCGGCTGGCTGAAGCGTGA
- a CDS encoding VENN motif pre-toxin domain-containing protein codes for MILTVNIVSGIVDGSTAATVAGAQAGKTTVENNNLGLPSGLMSYGQSIQSYEKYAQDKNLPPEQIQADLAQMVKGDLPESADIIKAILSNNPGSDTVMAVLSAQDAKDYALALLTSIPAEKVLSLVGKGLNVIDNKILISAAEKISTAKPGQQFTAPRDLNEQLLWNQVKDNPAAGQPLRGMNNDPRFPTSAGFQKMQVVQKNSKGESITIHYQYNVNTGKAYDVKITTPQRVNSNPAEVINSIKDKVK; via the coding sequence GTGATATTAACTGTTAACATCGTTAGCGGAATAGTCGATGGCAGCACTGCTGCCACCGTGGCAGGGGCACAGGCCGGGAAGACCACGGTTGAGAATAATAATCTGGGTCTGCCATCAGGGCTAATGAGTTACGGTCAGTCGATACAGTCTTACGAAAAATATGCCCAGGATAAGAATCTGCCACCGGAGCAAATACAGGCCGATTTGGCTCAAATGGTGAAAGGTGATTTGCCAGAAAGCGCGGATATTATTAAAGCTATACTGAGTAATAACCCCGGTTCTGATACTGTAATGGCAGTATTGTCAGCACAGGACGCAAAAGATTATGCTCTGGCACTATTGACATCGATCCCGGCAGAAAAGGTGCTGTCACTGGTTGGTAAAGGCCTTAATGTCATTGATAATAAAATTCTGATCAGTGCTGCTGAGAAGATATCAACGGCGAAGCCGGGCCAACAGTTTACAGCACCAAGAGATCTGAATGAGCAACTTTTGTGGAATCAAGTTAAGGATAACCCGGCAGCAGGTCAACCACTTAGAGGTATGAATAATGACCCTCGTTTCCCCACAAGTGCAGGCTTCCAAAAAATGCAGGTAGTCCAGAAAAATTCCAAAGGGGAATCGATCACTATTCATTACCAATACAATGTGAATACTGGTAAGGCTTATGATGTGAAAATCACGACTCCGCAGAGAGTTAACTCTAATCCAGCGGAAGTGATCAATTCAATAAAGGATAAAGTGAAGTGA
- a CDS encoding DUF4926 domain-containing protein: MIKEYDVVRATKTLSNKVLKGCVGTILMIYNNPTLGYEIEFVDENCNTLDVLTVSPKDIEPLDNLCSRDINC, translated from the coding sequence ATGATTAAAGAATATGATGTAGTTAGAGCAACAAAAACTTTATCAAATAAAGTGCTAAAAGGATGTGTAGGAACAATTTTGATGATATATAACAATCCCACTTTAGGGTATGAGATTGAATTTGTTGATGAAAATTGTAATACCTTAGATGTTCTAACGGTTTCTCCAAAAGATATTGAACCATTAGACAATTTGTGCTCGCGTGATATTAACTGTTAA
- a CDS encoding VENN motif pre-toxin domain-containing protein, translating to MDIEKYKAGQQKWGTGGSYQQAIQATTAALQGLNGGSVTAAIAGAAAPYIAEIIGHHAGIDNNDEAKVAAHAVANAVLASLQGQSALAGAAGAATGELTGILAMQMYGKPVSELSETDKQTISAMATLAAGIAGGIAGDSTAAAVVGAQAGKTTVDNNNLGSAAGSGLGFWLGKTPDCDAACKADIAKGVAEGNLVVSAGVATVAGGAVIVGATPEITAAAKAALEGCAASPVICLNNAGLQVAEAVTPGGIGAAGAIGVGKTAAEAAAAKAGAVNVTKSGGLNVIKNTAETQASIENKLSNYLLAKEHPVGGSKADWFDSALGFNKANSSDLAKQIIFDPNKAIKTTETQFGTKYDQVIPITGANGRVISVKFGWIKNNDGVVRLVTAIPAKK from the coding sequence ATGGACATAGAAAAATATAAAGCCGGACAGCAGAAATGGGGCACCGGCGGCAGTTATCAGCAGGCCATCCAGGCCACCACAGCAGCCCTGCAGGGGCTGAATGGCGGTAGCGTGACCGCAGCGATTGCCGGGGCGGCCGCGCCCTACATTGCTGAAATCATCGGCCACCATGCCGGAATTGATAACAACGATGAGGCAAAAGTCGCTGCTCATGCGGTAGCCAATGCAGTGCTCGCCTCGCTTCAGGGACAGAGTGCGCTGGCCGGGGCTGCAGGTGCAGCAACGGGAGAACTCACCGGTATACTGGCGATGCAGATGTACGGCAAGCCGGTCAGTGAACTGAGCGAAACTGATAAGCAGACCATCAGCGCAATGGCAACCCTGGCGGCAGGGATTGCGGGCGGAATAGCCGGAGACAGCACCGCTGCCGCGGTAGTCGGGGCGCAGGCCGGGAAGACCACGGTTGATAACAACAACCTGGGTAGTGCGGCTGGTTCAGGTCTGGGGTTCTGGTTAGGTAAGACGCCGGACTGTGATGCCGCCTGTAAGGCTGATATCGCTAAAGGCGTCGCTGAAGGAAATCTGGTGGTTTCAGCGGGTGTTGCCACTGTTGCCGGGGGCGCAGTTATAGTCGGTGCCACACCGGAAATCACAGCAGCAGCGAAAGCCGCGCTTGAAGGTTGTGCTGCTTCACCGGTAATATGCCTCAACAACGCTGGCTTGCAGGTGGCAGAAGCGGTAACACCAGGTGGTATTGGTGCGGCAGGTGCTATCGGGGTTGGAAAGACAGCGGCAGAGGCTGCGGCGGCTAAAGCCGGGGCAGTTAACGTAACAAAGAGTGGCGGACTAAATGTAATTAAAAATACCGCCGAAACACAAGCAAGTATTGAAAATAAATTATCTAATTATTTATTAGCAAAAGAACATCCTGTTGGGGGGAGTAAGGCTGACTGGTTCGATAGCGCTCTTGGTTTTAATAAAGCAAATTCAAGCGATCTTGCAAAGCAAATTATTTTCGATCCCAATAAAGCTATCAAGACAACAGAAACACAGTTTGGCACTAAGTATGATCAAGTAATTCCAATAACTGGTGCTAATGGTCGTGTTATTAGTGTTAAATTTGGATGGATAAAAAATAATGATGGTGTTGTTAGACTTGTAACAGCCATTCCGGCCAAGAAATGA
- a CDS encoding VENN motif pre-toxin domain-containing protein, with protein sequence MISDGGSVTAAIAGAAAPYIAEIIGHHAGIDNNDEAKVAAHAVANAVLASLQGQSTLAGAAGAATGELTGILAMQIYGKPVSELSETDKQNISAMATLAAGIAGGIAGDSTAAAVVGAQAGKTTVENNALGNVLAAANKQKPGTIENYQTVTQEAIREAYSGGTPVSCETLVAAMGSVMVWPLLPEAAMTTSLIGAGANAGVGLLVNGEVNPNDVILAYWTGALTANTGLMGTVGINAVNGGISSAIKGDDPLKGGFLSGAAAGVGYGAGKLTQNQLNYIINPNWKNWEWVDIGMGISKPMPLDPLPGVIGNMGGSASTEYINNHISNSLSSNQGEKK encoded by the coding sequence ATGATCAGTGATGGCGGTAGCGTGACCGCAGCGATTGCCGGAGCGGCCGCGCCCTACATTGCTGAAATCATCGGCCACCATGCCGGAATTGATAACAATGACGAGGCAAAAGTCGCTGCCCATGCAGTAGCCAATGCGGTACTGGCCTCGCTTCAGGGACAGAGTACGCTGGCCGGGGCTGCGGGTGCCGCAACCGGCGAACTCACGGGTATACTGGCGATGCAGATATACGGCAAACCAGTCAGTGAACTGAGCGAAACCGACAAACAGAACATCAGCGCGATGGCGACTCTGGCGGCAGGAATTGCGGGCGGGATAGCCGGAGACAGCACTGCTGCCGCGGTAGTCGGGGCACAGGCCGGAAAGACGACGGTTGAGAATAATGCGCTGGGTAATGTGCTGGCTGCGGCTAACAAGCAGAAACCCGGTACGATAGAGAATTATCAGACGGTGACACAGGAAGCAATCAGGGAAGCCTATAGTGGCGGAACACCGGTTTCCTGTGAAACTCTTGTTGCCGCAATGGGCAGTGTCATGGTCTGGCCTTTATTACCTGAAGCGGCGATGACGACCAGCCTGATCGGTGCCGGAGCTAATGCGGGCGTAGGTCTTCTGGTTAATGGTGAGGTCAACCCTAATGATGTTATTCTGGCTTACTGGACGGGTGCACTCACGGCCAATACCGGACTGATGGGTACTGTCGGCATTAATGCAGTGAATGGCGGCATATCCAGTGCGATTAAAGGGGATGATCCACTGAAAGGAGGCTTCCTTAGCGGGGCTGCGGCTGGTGTGGGTTATGGTGCAGGCAAACTTACTCAAAACCAACTCAATTATATTATTAATCCGAACTGGAAAAACTGGGAGTGGGTGGATATTGGAATGGGAATATCAAAACCAATGCCTTTAGATCCATTACCCGGTGTTATTGGAAATATGGGAGGATCAGCCTCTACCGAATATATAAACAATCACATAAGTAACTCCTTGAGCAGTAACCAAGGAGAGAAAAAATGA
- a CDS encoding IS630 family transposase, protein MTIIAPIPRDERRLMQKTIHKTRDKNHARRLTAMLMLSRGFSVSDVARTLCCARSSVGRWINWFTLYGAEGLISLSPGRERKWPFEQICKLLVLLVSRSPGDFGYQRSRWSTELLAIKINEITGCKLHPGTVRRWLPSAGLVWRRAAPTLHIRDPHKEEKMAAIHNALEQCSAENPVFYEDEVDIHLNPKIGADWQLRGQQKRVVTPGQNEKYYLAGALHSDTGKVSYVGGSSKSSSLFISLLEHLKATYRRAKTITLIVDNYIIHKSEKTRNWLKANPKFRVIYQPVYSPWVNHVERLWLALHDTITRNHQCRSMWQLLKKVRHFMETVSPFPGGKHGLAKV, encoded by the coding sequence ATGACAATCATAGCACCAATACCCCGTGACGAACGACGCCTGATGCAGAAAACTATCCATAAAACACGCGATAAAAACCATGCCCGCAGGCTGACCGCCATGCTGATGTTGAGCCGCGGGTTCAGTGTCAGCGATGTTGCCCGAACTCTCTGCTGTGCCCGTTCATCCGTCGGGCGCTGGATTAACTGGTTTACCCTGTATGGCGCGGAAGGCCTGATATCACTGAGTCCGGGCCGTGAACGCAAATGGCCATTTGAACAAATCTGCAAACTGCTGGTTCTGCTCGTCAGCCGCTCTCCCGGTGATTTCGGTTATCAGCGCTCCCGCTGGAGCACCGAACTGTTAGCAATAAAAATCAACGAGATAACCGGATGTAAACTTCATCCCGGTACAGTCCGCCGCTGGCTGCCTTCCGCGGGGCTGGTGTGGCGCAGAGCAGCACCCACTCTGCATATACGCGATCCGCATAAAGAAGAGAAAATGGCGGCAATCCATAACGCGCTGGAGCAATGCAGCGCAGAAAACCCGGTGTTTTACGAAGATGAGGTGGATATTCATCTCAACCCGAAAATCGGTGCTGACTGGCAGTTACGCGGGCAGCAAAAACGGGTGGTCACACCCGGTCAGAATGAAAAATATTATCTGGCAGGTGCATTGCATAGTGATACAGGAAAGGTCAGCTATGTAGGCGGCAGTAGCAAATCCTCATCTTTATTTATCAGTCTGTTAGAGCATCTGAAAGCGACGTATCGCCGTGCAAAAACGATAACGCTCATCGTGGATAACTACATTATTCACAAGAGTGAGAAAACACGAAACTGGCTGAAAGCGAACCCGAAGTTCAGAGTAATTTATCAACCTGTATACTCGCCATGGGTGAATCATGTTGAGCGGTTATGGCTGGCGCTTCACGATACGATAACCCGAAACCACCAGTGCCGTTCGATGTGGCAACTGTTGAAAAAGGTTCGCCATTTTATGGAAACCGTCAGCCCATTCCCCGGAGGTAAACATGGGCTGGCGAAAGTGTAG
- a CDS encoding IS5 family transposase (programmed frameshift), which produces MARYDFPDEAWALISPMLPPEKASSRGGRPYFSHRHVMNGIFWILCSGAPWRDLPERYGCWKTIYNRFNRWSKSGVMNSIFNKLLQILDEKSLIDWDVIALDGSNIRALKAAAGAKKKYPDDSDDHGLGRSRGGFGTKIHLATDGTGLPLSFCLSGGQAHESQYAKPLLRQIGVIRKSGCLKSRPKAVLADKGYSGGNLRIYLKTKGIKAVIPFKSNEKASRDGRRTLDRQLYKKRNVVERCFAILKENRRIATRSEKTARNYLSMLKLGAIRLFLRRLLG; this is translated from the exons ATGGCTCGCTACGATTTCCCGGATGAGGCGTGGGCACTGATTTCTCCCATGCTACCACCTGAAAAAGCCTCTTCCAGAGGGGGACGCCCTTATTTTTCTCACAGACACGTCATGAATGGCATATTCTGGATCCTTTGTTCCGGTGCCCCATGGCGGGATTTACCTGAACGTTACGGCTGCTGGAAAACGATATATAACCGTTTTAACCGGTGGTCAAAAAGTGGCGTAATGAACAGTATTTTCAATAAATTACTTCAGATACTTGATGAAAAATCGTTGATTGACTGGGATGTCATCGCACTTGACGGAAGTAACATCAGGGCCCTGAAAGCGGCTGCGGGTGCAA AAAAAAAATATCCCGATGACTCAGATGACCATGGGCTGGGTCGCTCACGCGGCGGCTTTGGCACCAAAATCCATCTGGCAACAGATGGTACAGGATTACCCTTAAGTTTCTGCCTGAGCGGTGGGCAGGCTCACGAAAGTCAGTACGCAAAACCCTTACTCAGACAAATCGGTGTTATTCGAAAAAGTGGTTGTCTGAAGTCGCGCCCCAAAGCTGTGCTGGCGGATAAAGGATACTCAGGCGGTAATCTTCGTATTTATTTAAAAACGAAGGGAATAAAGGCAGTTATTCCTTTCAAATCAAACGAAAAAGCAAGTCGTGATGGTCGTCGAACACTGGATCGTCAGTTATATAAAAAGCGCAATGTGGTGGAACGCTGCTTTGCAATACTGAAAGAAAACCGTCGAATAGCCACGCGCTCAGAAAAAACAGCCAGAAACTATCTGAGCATGCTAAAACTGGGGGCAATCAGGTTGTTTTTAAGGCGGTTGTTAGGTTAA
- a CDS encoding VENN motif pre-toxin domain-containing protein, which produces MANAVLASLQGQSALAGAAGAATGELAGILAMQMYDKPVSELSETDKQTISAIATLAAGIAGGIAGDSTAAAVVGAQAGKTTVENNNLGLPSGLTSYGQAVASWNQYAQDNNLSPEQTQEGIDKLATGELPEGANIAQTIVNGYKDGALIAGAWYLGPAASVGKVVSGVGCVP; this is translated from the coding sequence GTGGCGAATGCGGTACTGGCCTCGCTTCAGGGACAGAGTGCATTAGCGGGCGCGGCAGGTGCTGCAACCGGCGAACTCGCCGGTATACTGGCGATGCAGATGTACGACAAACCAGTCAGTGAACTGAGCGAAACCGACAAACAGACCATCAGCGCGATAGCAACCCTGGCGGCAGGAATTGCGGGCGGGATAGCCGGAGACAGCACCGCTGCCGCAGTAGTCGGGGCGCAGGCCGGGAAGACCACGGTGGAGAATAATAATCTGGGTCTGCCATCAGGGCTGACGAGTTATGGTCAGGCTGTCGCCTCCTGGAATCAGTATGCCCAGGATAACAACCTTTCACCAGAACAAACCCAGGAAGGCATAGATAAACTGGCAACAGGAGAGTTGCCGGAAGGAGCCAATATTGCTCAGACCATCGTCAATGGCTATAAAGATGGCGCATTGATAGCCGGAGCCTGGTATTTAGGGCCTGCGGCTTCGGTGGGGAAAGTGGTTAGTGGTGTAGGGTGTGTCCCGTAA
- a CDS encoding immunity 8 family protein, whose amino-acid sequence MKALLKKLWSLEIEDELINYWPEDPEIFGSWIRAMIGPDDEEGAECFDMLICTPKWLQNEAVKNNIFLGTGMIIINEYDYDKIIAFVKKQIADCHADTWPKIAQKLSRFSFWEYEDYQPR is encoded by the coding sequence ATGAAAGCTTTATTAAAAAAATTATGGTCGTTAGAAATAGAGGATGAACTAATCAATTATTGGCCTGAAGATCCTGAAATTTTCGGGAGTTGGATTAGGGCAATGATTGGGCCTGATGATGAAGAGGGGGCTGAATGTTTCGACATGCTAATTTGCACTCCCAAATGGTTACAGAATGAAGCTGTAAAAAATAATATCTTCTTGGGTACAGGGATGATCATTATTAATGAGTATGATTACGATAAGATCATCGCCTTTGTAAAAAAGCAGATTGCTGATTGTCACGCTGATACCTGGCCAAAAATAGCCCAAAAGTTAAGTCGTTTTAGTTTTTGGGAATATGAGGATTATCAGCCTCGCTAG